A single window of Leclercia adecarboxylata DNA harbors:
- the gntR gene encoding gluconate operon transcriptional repressor GntR — MKKKRPVLQDVADRVGVTKMTVSRFLRNPEQVSVALRGKIAAALDELGYIPNRAPDILSNATSRAVGVLLPSLTNQVFAEVLRGIESVTDAFGYQTMLAHYGYKPELEEERLESMLSWNIDGLILTERTHTARTLKMIEVAGIPVVELMDSQSPCLDIAVGFDNFEAARQMTAAIIARGHRHVAYLGARLDERTIIKQKGYEQAMLDASLTPYSVMVEQSSSYTSGIELMRQARREYPQLDGIFCTNDDLAVGAAFECQRLGLKIPGDMAIAGFHGHDIGQVMEPRLASVLTPRERMGRIGAERLLARIRGETVTPKMLDLGFTLSPGGSI; from the coding sequence ATGAAAAAGAAAAGACCCGTACTTCAGGATGTAGCCGATCGCGTCGGTGTGACTAAAATGACGGTCAGCCGTTTCTTACGTAACCCGGAGCAGGTTTCCGTGGCGTTACGTGGCAAGATTGCCGCTGCTCTCGATGAACTGGGTTATATCCCCAACCGCGCTCCCGATATTCTCTCCAATGCGACCAGCCGTGCGGTAGGCGTCCTGCTCCCCTCCTTAACCAACCAGGTCTTCGCGGAAGTGCTCCGCGGCATCGAAAGCGTCACCGACGCCTTTGGCTATCAGACCATGCTCGCTCACTATGGGTACAAACCGGAACTGGAAGAAGAACGTCTGGAGTCGATGCTCTCCTGGAACATTGACGGCCTGATCCTGACCGAACGCACCCACACCGCGCGCACGCTGAAGATGATCGAAGTGGCGGGTATTCCGGTGGTCGAGCTGATGGACAGCCAGTCGCCCTGTCTTGATATCGCCGTCGGGTTCGATAACTTTGAAGCCGCCCGCCAGATGACGGCAGCAATCATCGCCCGCGGTCATCGTCATGTCGCCTATCTTGGCGCACGTCTGGATGAACGTACTATCATCAAACAGAAGGGATACGAGCAGGCGATGCTCGACGCGAGCTTAACGCCCTACAGCGTGATGGTAGAGCAGTCTTCTTCCTACACCTCCGGCATTGAGCTGATGCGCCAGGCCCGTCGCGAGTATCCGCAGCTTGATGGCATCTTCTGTACTAACGATGACCTCGCGGTCGGCGCCGCCTTTGAATGCCAGCGTCTGGGGCTGAAGATCCCGGGTGATATGGCGATTGCCGGTTTCCACGGTCACGACATCGGTCAGGTCATGGAGCCGCGTCTGGCAAGCGTCCTGACCCCGCGTGAGCGCATGGGCCGTATCGGTGCGGAACGCCTGCTGGCGCGCATTCGTGGCGAAACGGTGACGCCTAAAATGTTAGATTTAGGTTTCACGCTGTCACCAGGTGGATCTATTTAG
- a CDS encoding oxidoreductase, with protein sequence MTLHCAFIGFGKSTTRYHLPYVLTRKASWHVAHIFRRHPKPEEQSPQYAHIHFTSDLDEVLNDPEVKLVIVCTHADSHFEYAKRALEAGKNVLVEKPFTPTMAEAKELFALARSKGLTVSPYQNRRFDTCFLTARQAIESGKLGEIVEVESHFDYYRPVAETKPGLPQDGSFYGLGVHTMDQIISLFGRPDHVAYDIRSLRNKANPDDTFEAQLFYGDLKAIVKTSYLVKIDYPKFIVHGTKGSFIKYGIDQQETSLKANIMPGEPGFAADESVGVLEYVNDAGVTVKEEIKPGTGDYGQVYDALYETLTKGTPNYVKEIEVMTNLEILERAFEQASPATVTLAR encoded by the coding sequence ATGACACTACACTGCGCATTTATTGGATTTGGCAAAAGCACCACCCGCTATCACCTTCCGTATGTTCTCACCCGTAAAGCCAGCTGGCATGTGGCGCACATCTTCCGCCGCCACCCGAAACCGGAAGAGCAGTCCCCGCAGTACGCCCATATTCATTTCACCAGCGATCTCGATGAGGTCCTGAACGACCCCGAGGTTAAGCTGGTGATCGTCTGCACCCACGCCGACAGCCACTTTGAGTACGCGAAACGCGCCCTGGAAGCCGGTAAAAACGTGCTGGTGGAAAAACCCTTCACCCCGACGATGGCCGAAGCGAAAGAGCTGTTCGCGCTGGCTCGCAGTAAAGGGCTGACCGTGAGCCCGTATCAGAACCGTCGCTTTGACACCTGCTTCCTGACCGCCAGACAGGCGATTGAGAGCGGTAAGCTGGGCGAAATCGTCGAAGTAGAAAGCCACTTCGATTACTACCGTCCGGTGGCGGAGACCAAACCCGGCCTGCCGCAGGATGGCTCCTTCTATGGCCTCGGCGTCCACACCATGGACCAGATCATCTCCCTGTTCGGTCGTCCGGACCATGTGGCCTACGACATCCGCAGCCTGCGCAATAAAGCCAACCCGGACGATACCTTCGAAGCCCAGCTGTTCTATGGCGATCTGAAAGCGATCGTCAAAACCAGCTATCTGGTGAAGATCGACTACCCGAAATTTATCGTCCATGGCACCAAAGGCTCGTTTATCAAGTACGGCATCGACCAGCAGGAGACCAGCCTGAAGGCCAACATCATGCCGGGCGAGCCGGGGTTTGCGGCGGATGAGTCCGTGGGCGTGCTGGAGTACGTCAACGACGCGGGCGTAACGGTGAAAGAGGAGATCAAACCGGGCACCGGCGACTACGGGCAGGTCTACGATGCGCTGTATGAGACGCTGACAAAAGGTACCCCTAATTACGTCAAGGAAATTGAAGTGATGACCAATCTTGAAATCCTTGAACGGGCCTTTGAACAGGCCTCACCTGCCACGGTAACCCTTGCCAGATAA
- a CDS encoding pirin family protein — protein sequence MIFLRKANDRGHANHGWLDSWHSFSFADYYDPNFMGFSALRVINDDVIDAGQGFGTHPHKDMEILTYVLDGAVEHQDSMGNKEQVPAGEFQIMSAGTGVRHSEYNPSKTDRLRLYQIWIIPEAKGITPRYEQRRFDAEQGKQLVLSPDARDGSLKVHQDMELYRWALAKDEQSVHQIAANRKVWIQVVKGEVTINGTKATTSDGLAIWDEQAISVHADSAAEILLFDLPPV from the coding sequence ATGATCTTCTTACGCAAAGCAAACGACCGCGGTCACGCAAATCATGGTTGGCTGGACTCATGGCACAGCTTCTCGTTTGCCGATTATTATGACCCGAACTTTATGGGTTTCTCGGCACTGCGAGTGATTAACGATGACGTGATCGATGCCGGCCAAGGCTTTGGTACCCACCCGCACAAAGACATGGAAATCCTGACCTACGTTCTGGACGGCGCAGTTGAGCACCAGGACAGCATGGGTAACAAAGAGCAGGTTCCTGCGGGTGAGTTCCAGATTATGAGTGCGGGTACCGGGGTGCGTCACTCCGAATACAACCCAAGCAAAACCGACCGCCTGCGTCTGTACCAGATCTGGATCATTCCGGAAGCGAAAGGTATCACCCCGCGCTACGAGCAGCGTCGCTTTGACGCCGAGCAGGGGAAACAGCTGGTTCTGTCTCCGGATGCCCGTGACGGCTCGCTGAAAGTGCATCAGGATATGGAGCTGTACCGCTGGGCGCTGGCGAAAGACGAGCAGTCCGTGCACCAGATCGCCGCGAACCGCAAAGTGTGGATCCAGGTGGTAAAAGGCGAGGTGACCATCAACGGCACCAAAGCGACCACCAGCGATGGTCTGGCCATCTGGGATGAGCAGGCGATCTCCGTCCATGCCGACAGCGCCGCTGAAATTCTGCTGTTCGACCTGCCGCCAGTCTAA
- the yhhY gene encoding N-acetyltransferase: MSEIVIRHVEAADAEALRLINAQPGVYHNTLQLPHPSMDMWKERVAAKPGRRHLVACLDDKVIGHLVLDVMENPRRSHVATFGIGVSAEVQGRGAGSALMREMINLCDNWLRIERIELTVFVDNASAIALYRKYGFVVEGTGKKFALRNGEYVDAHFMARIR; encoded by the coding sequence ATGAGTGAGATAGTGATACGCCACGTTGAAGCCGCCGATGCCGAAGCTTTACGCCTGATTAACGCCCAGCCAGGGGTGTATCACAACACACTACAGCTTCCTCATCCATCGATGGACATGTGGAAGGAACGCGTGGCCGCAAAACCGGGCAGGCGCCATCTGGTAGCCTGCCTGGACGATAAGGTCATCGGTCACCTGGTGCTGGACGTGATGGAAAACCCCCGTCGCAGCCATGTCGCGACGTTCGGGATCGGCGTTTCAGCCGAGGTGCAAGGCCGCGGCGCGGGCAGCGCGTTAATGCGGGAGATGATCAACCTGTGCGACAACTGGCTGCGCATCGAGCGCATCGAGCTGACGGTGTTTGTCGACAATGCCTCTGCCATCGCCCTGTATCGTAAATACGGCTTTGTGGTGGAAGGCACCGGGAAGAAGTTCGCCCTGCGTAACGGCGAGTATGTGGATGCGCACTTTATGGCGCGCATCAGGTAA
- a CDS encoding polymer-forming cytoskeletal protein, translated as MERKYLALNSALLFWLLALVSWCSGALFLTWLFAALSLLSFGTSLLLNQVKIMFKKSKTIETGKPDIALPQVPVSEKEPTVTEKHGTTVIASDVRFEGNIVSGGHVYVHGTLIGNIDSSESLIKIMRGGQVEGNVTCRELIVDGKIVGQCSSDVIEICEHGQVTGTLGYRTLAVKKGGQFSGQAELLPAVAEKNNVVGLMKESTPDPLDLVQLQKL; from the coding sequence ATGGAAAGAAAATATCTCGCGTTAAATAGCGCACTTCTCTTCTGGCTGCTCGCGCTGGTGTCCTGGTGCTCAGGCGCCCTCTTCCTGACGTGGCTGTTCGCTGCATTGTCCTTACTGAGCTTTGGCACCTCCCTTCTACTTAATCAGGTCAAGATCATGTTTAAAAAGAGCAAAACCATCGAGACTGGCAAGCCAGACATCGCCCTTCCACAGGTGCCCGTCAGCGAAAAAGAGCCCACCGTTACGGAGAAACACGGCACCACGGTTATCGCCAGCGATGTGCGCTTTGAAGGTAATATCGTTTCCGGCGGGCACGTCTACGTTCACGGGACGCTTATCGGCAATATCGATTCCAGTGAGAGCCTGATAAAGATTATGCGTGGGGGCCAGGTGGAGGGGAACGTTACCTGTCGGGAGCTGATCGTGGATGGCAAGATCGTCGGCCAGTGCAGCAGCGATGTGATTGAGATCTGCGAGCATGGTCAGGTCACGGGCACCCTTGGCTATCGCACTCTGGCGGTTAAAAAAGGCGGTCAGTTTTCCGGCCAGGCTGAGCTTTTGCCGGCTGTCGCAGAAAAGAACAACGTGGTGGGTCTGATGAAAGAGAGCACCCCCGACCCGCTCGATCTCGTGCAGCTGCAAAAGCTTTAG